A part of Thiomicrorhabdus sediminis genomic DNA contains:
- the rsxC gene encoding electron transport complex subunit RsxC produces MTLKPQPLLGKYINELVALLKPLYPMAKRWLHRFNGGVYPAYMKNLSADKPIHEMIIPPKLIIPLQQQIGQSAELLVEIGEQVKKNQLIANSSKDAGKALVVPIHAPTSGVIREISEQTLPHPSGLKDICIVLEPDGKDESIQNVLGVDGKAPQSPQALKDIILQAGIIGMGGAGFPTYAKIPNEKNRVEMVLINGAECEPFITCDDLLMQNEATSIIEGAVITAQALGAPKIVCGIEANKQKALEAMRHAAKLAEQNDHCDIPIEIIEVETVYPMGGQEQLIYELTGYEVPHDKHAIQVDLLMMNVATYAAIYRAVHYGEPLTCRLVTITGLELNESFNIRAMIGTPFDTLIGAAKPKRQIDFSAIMGGPMMGFRVASNQVPVLKTTNCVLVNRPEPEKLQMPCIRCGECMDACPINLLPQQMYWHAQAQEFNKVEKLNVFNCIECGCCSYVCPSNIPLVQYYRHAKSEIRQLNQEAAAAEVAKQRHEFRLERLEREKQEREARLKAKKAAVKQQLQKQNDADKAEQESAGNTPASAAAKARAAAAKAAAAKRKQTSTEATSDTDQTHDKAIPAARRRAIEAAKKASAKAAAKNASDSTTTKQSSATDEQADKKNQAKQAAMAAAKKAAAKRAEQKKSADDNNLAHDYGTANNSASTEAKTKPDARQQAIEKARQKAREMAAKKAAEKNSTPKEADDND; encoded by the coding sequence ATGACCCTGAAGCCGCAACCGCTACTTGGCAAATATATCAACGAATTGGTCGCCTTGCTAAAACCGCTTTATCCGATGGCGAAACGTTGGTTACACCGTTTTAACGGTGGTGTTTATCCGGCCTATATGAAAAACCTGTCGGCGGATAAACCTATCCACGAGATGATTATCCCGCCCAAACTGATTATCCCGCTGCAGCAGCAAATCGGCCAAAGTGCGGAGCTGCTGGTAGAGATCGGTGAGCAGGTGAAAAAAAACCAGCTGATTGCCAACTCTTCCAAAGACGCCGGCAAGGCTCTGGTGGTTCCGATCCATGCTCCGACTTCGGGGGTTATCCGAGAAATCAGCGAACAGACATTGCCACATCCTTCCGGGTTGAAAGACATTTGCATCGTACTTGAGCCTGACGGCAAAGACGAGTCGATACAAAACGTACTTGGCGTCGATGGTAAGGCGCCGCAATCGCCGCAAGCACTCAAAGATATTATTCTACAGGCCGGTATTATCGGTATGGGAGGAGCAGGCTTTCCTACCTATGCCAAGATTCCCAATGAAAAAAACCGTGTGGAAATGGTGCTGATCAACGGTGCCGAATGCGAACCGTTTATTACCTGTGACGACCTGCTTATGCAAAATGAGGCCACCTCGATTATCGAAGGGGCTGTAATTACCGCTCAAGCTCTAGGCGCCCCCAAAATCGTCTGCGGTATTGAAGCCAATAAACAAAAAGCCCTTGAAGCAATGCGCCATGCCGCCAAACTGGCTGAACAAAATGATCACTGCGACATTCCTATTGAAATCATTGAAGTGGAAACTGTCTATCCGATGGGCGGTCAGGAACAGTTGATCTATGAACTGACCGGTTATGAAGTTCCGCACGATAAACATGCCATCCAGGTCGATTTATTGATGATGAATGTCGCCACCTATGCGGCGATTTATCGTGCCGTGCATTACGGTGAACCGCTCACCTGCCGTTTGGTGACCATCACCGGACTGGAATTAAATGAATCCTTCAATATCCGAGCCATGATCGGTACACCGTTTGACACCTTGATTGGCGCCGCCAAGCCAAAAAGACAGATCGATTTCAGCGCCATTATGGGCGGTCCTATGATGGGCTTTAGGGTTGCCAGCAATCAGGTACCGGTGCTCAAAACCACCAACTGTGTATTGGTCAATCGACCGGAACCGGAAAAACTGCAAATGCCTTGTATTCGCTGCGGTGAATGCATGGATGCCTGCCCGATCAACCTGCTACCTCAGCAGATGTACTGGCACGCCCAAGCACAAGAGTTTAATAAGGTTGAAAAACTCAATGTCTTTAACTGTATCGAATGCGGTTGTTGCAGTTATGTCTGTCCAAGCAATATCCCTTTAGTGCAGTATTACCGTCACGCCAAATCGGAAATCCGTCAGCTTAATCAGGAAGCTGCCGCCGCTGAAGTCGCAAAACAACGTCATGAATTCCGTTTAGAGCGTTTGGAACGTGAAAAACAGGAACGCGAAGCCCGTCTCAAAGCGAAAAAGGCCGCTGTCAAACAACAGCTGCAAAAACAGAATGATGCCGATAAAGCCGAGCAAGAAAGCGCTGGCAACACACCGGCTTCGGCTGCCGCTAAAGCACGTGCTGCGGCCGCCAAAGCTGCGGCGGCCAAACGCAAGCAAACTTCCACAGAAGCGACTTCCGATACGGATCAAACACATGACAAAGCGATCCCGGCGGCACGACGTCGTGCGATTGAAGCGGCGAAAAAAGCCAGCGCCAAAGCCGCGGCAAAAAACGCTAGCGATTCGACAACGACAAAACAATCAAGCGCCACTGACGAGCAAGCCGACAAAAAAAACCAAGCAAAACAGGCCGCTATGGCCGCAGCCAAAAAAGCCGCGGCCAAACGTGCTGAACAAAAAAAATCCGCCGATGATAATAATTTAGCCCATGACTACGGCACAGCAAACAACAGTGCTTCAACAGAAGCAAAAACCAAACCGGATGCACGCCAGCAGGCAATTGAAAAAGCGCGCCAGAAGGCACGTGAAATGGCAGCGAAAAAAGCTGCCGAAAAAAACTCAACTCCTAAAGAGGCCGATGATAATGACTAG
- a CDS encoding RnfABCDGE type electron transport complex subunit D: MTSAISSSPFAHNNQSVRKVMLQVQVAAFPALMAHIYLFGFGIVIQWFLAVFTLILVEAVMLKLRNRPVMPFLTDMSGLITVTGLVFCIPPESPWWVIVSGCSFALIIGKHLYGGLGYNPFNPAMLGYAFLLISFPVQMTQWTLPVNMLADTPSLLESARYIFSGMPQAAVDAMTGATPLDQIRTGLSQGIAVQDSIADHYTTFFWELNSWNLINLAFLIGGIWMLLSRTISWQLPVGFLASLALISFIFHSIDPNTYPTVGFTLLSGGTMLAAFFIITDPVSASTTPRGKLVYACGIGILVYVIRNWGAFPDGIAFAILLMNIAVPLIDQYTQPRVFGHQR, from the coding sequence ATGACTAGTGCTATCAGCTCTTCACCCTTCGCACATAATAACCAATCGGTGCGTAAAGTGATGCTACAGGTTCAGGTAGCGGCATTTCCAGCACTGATGGCGCATATCTACCTATTCGGCTTCGGCATAGTGATCCAATGGTTTTTGGCGGTTTTCACCCTGATTCTTGTGGAAGCGGTTATGCTCAAACTGCGCAATCGCCCGGTCATGCCGTTTCTCACCGATATGAGCGGCTTGATCACGGTGACCGGTTTGGTATTTTGTATCCCTCCGGAATCACCTTGGTGGGTAATTGTCAGCGGTTGCAGCTTTGCATTAATTATCGGTAAACACCTCTATGGCGGCCTTGGTTATAACCCTTTCAACCCGGCCATGCTCGGCTACGCCTTTTTATTGATCTCCTTTCCGGTACAGATGACACAATGGACACTACCGGTCAATATGCTGGCCGATACACCGAGTCTGCTGGAGTCGGCTCGCTATATTTTCTCGGGTATGCCGCAAGCAGCGGTTGATGCAATGACCGGAGCCACGCCTTTGGATCAGATTCGTACCGGCCTGTCGCAAGGTATTGCGGTGCAGGATTCGATTGCAGACCACTACACCACTTTTTTCTGGGAATTGAATAGCTGGAATCTGATCAACCTGGCGTTTTTAATCGGCGGTATCTGGATGCTACTGAGCCGAACCATCAGCTGGCAGCTGCCGGTGGGCTTCTTAGCCTCGCTGGCATTGATCAGTTTTATTTTCCACAGTATTGATCCAAACACCTACCCGACGGTTGGCTTCACATTGCTGTCCGGTGGAACCATGCTTGCGGCATTTTTCATTATTACCGACCCGGTTTCAGCCAGCACCACACCTCGCGGTAAACTGGTGTATGCATGCGGTATCGGTATACTGGTTTATGTGATTCGCAACTGGGGGGCTTTCCCTGATGGCATTGCCTTTGCGATTTTATTGATGAATATCGCCGTCCCCTTGATTGATCAGTACACACAGCCACGAGTATTTGGTCATCAACGTTAG
- the rsxG gene encoding electron transport complex subunit RsxG, protein MSKPNSTTIFYAMSQASGKLVVFILLSISFLLLVHYFSTPIIQQAKQDNLISSFNQVLPSNEYDNDLLADQIQITDPQVLAKLGSDEPINVYRAYKNQQPVALIYTTYANDGYNGKIEILVGLYATGNISGVRVLDHRETPGLGDKIDISKNDWVMGFANKNLHDGTRWAVKKDGGDFDQFTGATITPRAVVKAVYNSLQAMQQLGGELYE, encoded by the coding sequence ATGAGTAAACCAAACAGCACAACAATTTTTTATGCGATGTCGCAAGCTTCCGGCAAGCTGGTCGTATTTATTCTGCTCAGCATCAGTTTTTTGTTGTTGGTGCACTACTTCAGCACGCCCATTATTCAACAAGCCAAGCAGGACAACCTGATCAGCAGTTTCAATCAGGTACTGCCCAGCAATGAGTATGACAATGATCTATTAGCCGATCAGATTCAGATTACGGATCCGCAAGTGCTAGCCAAGCTGGGCAGCGATGAACCGATTAATGTCTATCGCGCCTATAAAAACCAACAACCAGTGGCGCTGATTTACACCACTTACGCGAATGACGGCTATAACGGTAAGATTGAGATCTTGGTCGGACTATATGCCACCGGCAATATCTCCGGGGTTCGTGTACTCGATCACCGTGAAACCCCAGGATTGGGCGATAAAATCGATATTAGCAAAAACGATTGGGTAATGGGCTTTGCCAATAAGAACCTGCATGATGGCACTCGCTGGGCGGTGAAAAAAGATGGCGGAGATTTCGACCAGTTCACCGGTGCAACCATTACCCCTCGCGCCGTGGTTAAAGCCGTCTATAACAGTCTGCAAGCGATGCAGCAACTTGGAGGCGAACTCTATGAGTGA
- a CDS encoding electron transport complex subunit E produces the protein MSETSVNNDTSLSGNTIKTKPNLWQRYQPIVENGLWKNNQALVALLGLCPLLAVSNNAINGLGLGLATLVVLMISNGLVSTIRSYVSNEIRIPVYIAIIATAVTAIDLLMNAYFHTLHGILGIFIPLIVTNCAILGRAEAYASKNPVDKALVDGFFMGVGFLLVLVLLGALRELIGNGTLFDQAHLMFGEAARSWTIHFADDFQGVLLAVLPPGAFIGLGLLIALKNAIDAKRRKIQNAIEIPVAINPNKP, from the coding sequence ATGAGTGAGACAAGTGTAAACAACGACACAAGCTTAAGCGGCAACACGATCAAGACAAAACCGAACCTTTGGCAACGCTATCAACCGATAGTGGAAAACGGTCTGTGGAAAAACAACCAGGCACTGGTAGCCCTACTTGGATTATGTCCACTGCTGGCCGTATCCAATAACGCCATAAACGGTCTCGGTTTAGGCTTGGCAACCTTGGTGGTACTAATGATCTCCAACGGCCTGGTATCCACCATCCGTTCTTATGTGTCCAATGAAATTCGTATTCCGGTCTACATCGCGATTATCGCCACGGCAGTGACCGCGATTGACCTGCTGATGAATGCTTACTTTCATACCCTACATGGCATTTTGGGCATTTTTATTCCATTGATTGTTACCAACTGTGCGATTTTAGGCCGCGCCGAAGCCTATGCATCAAAAAACCCGGTCGATAAAGCGTTAGTGGACGGTTTCTTTATGGGAGTGGGCTTTTTGCTTGTGTTGGTATTGCTGGGTGCACTCCGCGAATTGATTGGTAACGGCACTTTATTTGATCAAGCTCACCTGATGTTTGGTGAGGCCGCTCGCAGCTGGACCATTCACTTTGCAGACGATTTCCAAGGCGTACTGCTGGCGGTACTGCCACCGGGCGCTTTTATCGGTTTGGGACTGCTGATTGCGCTTAAAAATGCCATTGATGCTAAACGCCGTAAGATTCAAAACGCCATTGAAATCCCGGTCGCCATCAACCCGAATAAACCTTAA
- the nth gene encoding endonuclease III, with protein MNKAKRLEIFQRLSEAIPEPETELNYSTPFELLIAVILSAQATDKGVNLATDKLFPVANTPEAIFALGVDGLKEYIKTIGLFNTKAANVIKTCQQLIERHNSEVPDNRADLEALPGVGRKTANVVLNTAFGQPTMAVDTHIFRVSNRTKIAPGKNVLEVEKKLLKNVPKEYIIPAHHLLILHGRYTCVARKPRCGACCIYDLCEFKEKTA; from the coding sequence ATGAATAAAGCCAAAAGACTCGAAATATTCCAACGCCTGAGCGAAGCCATTCCGGAACCGGAGACCGAACTCAACTACAGCACCCCTTTTGAATTGTTGATTGCGGTGATCTTATCGGCGCAAGCAACCGATAAAGGTGTCAACCTGGCTACCGACAAACTGTTTCCGGTAGCCAATACACCGGAAGCGATCTTCGCCCTGGGCGTTGACGGGCTCAAAGAATATATTAAAACCATCGGTCTGTTTAACACCAAGGCCGCCAATGTGATTAAAACCTGTCAGCAATTAATCGAACGCCATAACTCCGAGGTTCCCGATAACCGTGCCGATTTGGAAGCCTTGCCGGGGGTCGGTCGTAAGACCGCAAATGTTGTCTTAAATACCGCTTTTGGCCAACCGACCATGGCGGTGGACACGCATATTTTTCGCGTCTCCAACCGTACTAAAATCGCACCGGGCAAAAATGTCCTCGAAGTGGAAAAAAAGCTGTTAAAAAACGTGCCCAAAGAGTACATAATCCCCGCGCATCATCTGCTGATTCTGCATGGCCGTTATACCTGCGTTGCCAGAAAACCACGCTGTGGCGCCTGCTGCATCTATGACCTATGTGAATTTAAAGAAAAGACCGCTTAA
- a CDS encoding DUF1841 family protein yields the protein MFYTQERDKLRQFYVDTWRKARMNAPLDAMETLVARVIEMHPEYHAMLENEKHLGNEYKPEDGETNPFLHMGMHLGLQEQVALDRPAGIQAVYQQLGERLGDVHSTEHAMMDCLAESLWVSQRDQSSPDEQAYLRCLQNLLLK from the coding sequence ATGTTTTACACCCAAGAAAGAGACAAGTTACGCCAATTCTATGTCGATACCTGGCGTAAAGCCCGCATGAATGCCCCACTCGATGCGATGGAAACACTGGTGGCACGAGTGATAGAAATGCACCCGGAATATCACGCCATGCTGGAAAATGAAAAACACCTCGGCAATGAATATAAACCTGAAGATGGTGAAACCAACCCGTTCCTGCATATGGGAATGCATCTGGGATTACAAGAGCAGGTCGCGCTGGACCGCCCTGCTGGTATTCAGGCGGTTTATCAGCAATTAGGCGAACGTCTTGGCGATGTGCACAGCACCGAACATGCGATGATGGATTGCCTTGCCGAATCTTTATGGGTCTCACAACGAGATCAAAGCTCACCGGACGAACAGGCTTATCTGCGATGTTTGCAAAACCTGTTACTCAAATAG
- a CDS encoding ribonuclease H family protein, with product MNKQAIHIYCDGGYEAHNDTGGWAYIIYQRKTKPPQSIKRLSSSDYRELKRNSGWQKHTSSLEMELQAAHQALLAIQTSKEIPTDITLFTDSRIIIEGLEQKYSIWQTNNWQVKSGKTVVYKELWQALANLTNELNVHWQWVKAHSGIHGNVVVDELATQARLDKKLYIA from the coding sequence ATGAACAAACAAGCGATACATATCTACTGCGATGGCGGCTACGAAGCACACAACGACACCGGTGGCTGGGCTTATATTATTTATCAGCGCAAAACCAAGCCACCACAAAGCATCAAACGTTTAAGCTCTTCAGACTACCGAGAACTCAAACGTAACAGCGGCTGGCAAAAACACACCTCAAGCCTGGAGATGGAATTGCAAGCCGCCCATCAAGCATTGCTCGCCATACAAACCTCGAAAGAGATACCAACAGACATTACCCTGTTTACCGATTCGCGCATTATCATCGAAGGCTTAGAGCAGAAATATTCGATCTGGCAAACCAATAACTGGCAAGTGAAATCAGGCAAAACCGTCGTCTATAAAGAGCTCTGGCAAGCGTTGGCAAACTTAACCAATGAGCTCAATGTCCACTGGCAATGGGTCAAGGCACACAGCGGCATTCACGGTAATGTCGTAGTTGACGAATTGGCGACCCAGGCTCGCCTAGACAAGAAGCTCTACATTGCCTAG
- a CDS encoding fused response regulator/phosphatase: MISEQISDAANSHILVIDDEPMNRALLEDIIDERYRVTCLESGRQCLDFIEQCHIEELPDMVLLDINMPEMSGFEVCQQLKASAKASQLPVIFLTALIGTDDERYGLEIGAVDYITKPFTESILLARIQTHLALNEARKIIEVNNQRLQRERNHLEQIIRCMREDNRFVSDNLSQLISPVEASNGDIILSTLNRFNHQHLLVGDFTGHGLNAAVAGPLVSSLFYTQNEQGASALAVLEKINNELYRKLPSQHFLAATFIDWDKHSRNVTVWNFAMPDTVLIKADGSYQKIASMSVALGVLSCEQHSPLPTSIHFNPGDMIFAYSDGIEDVLNPQGERFGEQRLKALLQQVAANELSLESISTEVEQFADGEKIVDDLTIVQLIADYSN; this comes from the coding sequence ATGATAAGCGAACAAATCTCTGATGCGGCGAACAGCCACATTCTGGTGATTGATGACGAGCCGATGAACCGTGCTTTGTTGGAAGATATTATTGATGAACGTTACCGAGTGACTTGTTTGGAAAGCGGTCGGCAGTGTTTGGATTTTATTGAGCAGTGTCATATAGAAGAGCTGCCTGATATGGTTTTGCTGGATATTAATATGCCGGAGATGTCCGGTTTCGAGGTTTGTCAGCAACTCAAAGCGAGCGCTAAAGCGTCTCAGTTGCCGGTGATTTTTCTGACGGCATTGATAGGCACCGATGATGAACGTTATGGCTTGGAGATTGGCGCGGTTGATTATATTACCAAGCCGTTTACCGAGTCGATCCTATTGGCCCGTATTCAGACCCATTTAGCCTTGAATGAGGCCCGTAAAATCATTGAAGTGAACAACCAACGGTTGCAGAGGGAGCGCAATCATCTTGAGCAAATTATTCGCTGTATGCGTGAAGATAACCGATTTGTTAGCGATAATTTATCTCAATTGATTTCTCCGGTCGAGGCGTCCAATGGCGATATTATCTTATCGACACTGAATCGTTTTAATCATCAACACCTGCTGGTCGGTGATTTTACCGGCCATGGGTTGAATGCGGCTGTTGCCGGGCCATTGGTCTCTTCGCTCTTCTATACTCAAAACGAGCAGGGCGCCTCTGCGCTGGCAGTTCTGGAAAAAATCAATAACGAGCTTTATCGAAAGCTACCGTCACAGCATTTTTTGGCGGCGACTTTTATTGATTGGGATAAACACTCCAGAAATGTGACGGTATGGAATTTTGCCATGCCCGATACCGTGCTTATTAAAGCGGACGGCAGTTACCAGAAAATCGCTTCTATGTCGGTCGCCTTAGGGGTGTTGAGCTGTGAACAACACTCCCCTTTACCGACCAGTATCCACTTTAATCCAGGTGATATGATCTTTGCATATTCTGATGGTATTGAAGATGTGTTAAACCCGCAAGGCGAACGTTTTGGTGAACAGCGCTTAAAAGCTTTATTGCAACAGGTTGCCGCAAATGAACTCAGTTTGGAATCAATTTCCACTGAGGTTGAACAATTTGCCGATGGCGAAAAGATTGTCGATGATCTAACCATTGTCCAGCTGATTGCTGACTATTCGAATTGA
- a CDS encoding ATP-binding protein, translating to MFANLSKKVIYSISLGVLLGGLLLTFQWQKYAEQNSRNELEGQVNKYASKAYLSLQQALVRESERLDSLAAAFKLTDSMSYQEFLRFAKVVSVSTEHVKALQWIKIISASERQALQNNMLAQGFNRFHIHSTNQEKPIQEGQLAVIKYIYPLPSDQAELGFDIYSDEAAKEAAYIADITQSPISMAPGLQGNETSQQVTIFHPIYGKEGLLRGFAVLVMDMQRLIDYVINKNLLEKSLQWLIRDNYSKNILYGSAIEDHTADDDWLKTYEFYLPFSGRSWSLTLTSDLTQLPEFNNPQFQTRSFNWLIGTVISLILSLLSYFVLMLRYRSLQTEKTIRDNEKQYQALVKQSSEGFLLLNRDGYILDVNAETCKMLGYKKQQLIKKHLSDIDTENDFFQAKKLCFGIMPKDKLLFETTFQKKRGTRITVEISASRITMSGKEVIGAFVRDLTERLTYRALSLDNKQLQEALQQHTQELREQKNTFEALFEKSADGIFIFSGKSLMDCNQSALDMFCYDDKLKFFATNPYKLMPKNQPDGENSIRKALRMLEICLLDGRYRFEWLCRKATGEEFWCDVVVTQIAYFGTPVIHLAMRDITIRKHLESQMDNARAEAVYANQVKTEFVAKMSHEIRTPLHGILNYSRMGEERIDSVSTEKLARYFNHIKVSAERLLVLFNDLLDTAKLDHGSMSYDFKYQNLQPVIENCVAEQEDAIEQKQIKLELNRLDYMAYFDQHRVEQVVSNLLSNAIRYSPQGGSLVIQAESAENDHITLSVRDNGCGVDKKEMETIFDSFVHNRSQSLNQSGSGLGLAICREIIKAHNGKIWVENWRLNNQVQGAVFKFTLPLSMSRKLSIGA from the coding sequence GTGTTTGCCAATTTATCTAAAAAGGTTATTTACAGTATTTCTCTGGGTGTTTTGCTCGGTGGACTACTGTTGACTTTTCAATGGCAAAAATATGCTGAACAAAACAGTCGCAACGAGCTTGAAGGTCAGGTCAATAAATATGCCTCCAAAGCTTATCTATCCCTGCAACAGGCTTTGGTACGAGAATCTGAACGACTTGATAGTTTAGCGGCGGCCTTTAAATTGACCGATTCAATGAGCTATCAGGAGTTCCTCCGTTTTGCCAAGGTGGTTTCGGTCTCAACGGAACATGTCAAAGCGTTACAGTGGATAAAAATCATTTCGGCGAGTGAGCGGCAAGCCCTGCAAAACAATATGCTTGCGCAGGGATTCAATCGTTTTCATATTCATTCAACAAATCAAGAAAAACCCATACAGGAAGGGCAGCTCGCAGTCATCAAATATATATATCCTCTGCCCAGCGACCAGGCTGAGCTCGGTTTTGATATTTATTCGGATGAAGCCGCCAAAGAGGCCGCTTATATTGCTGATATTACCCAGTCACCCATTAGTATGGCTCCAGGTCTACAGGGGAATGAAACGTCTCAACAGGTCACTATTTTCCATCCGATTTATGGTAAAGAGGGGTTGTTGAGGGGCTTTGCGGTCTTGGTGATGGATATGCAACGCTTGATTGATTATGTGATTAATAAAAACCTGCTTGAGAAAAGTCTTCAATGGCTGATTCGGGATAACTATTCAAAAAATATCCTTTATGGTTCTGCTATCGAGGATCATACTGCGGATGACGATTGGTTGAAAACCTATGAATTCTATCTGCCTTTTAGTGGTCGTAGCTGGTCCCTTACATTGACTAGTGATTTAACCCAATTACCCGAATTCAATAACCCGCAGTTCCAGACACGGTCTTTCAATTGGCTGATAGGTACGGTTATCAGTTTGATTTTAAGCCTGCTGAGTTATTTTGTTTTGATGTTGCGTTATCGGTCACTGCAAACCGAAAAAACCATTAGAGACAATGAAAAACAGTATCAGGCATTGGTGAAGCAGAGTTCGGAGGGCTTCCTATTGCTCAATCGTGATGGTTATATCCTCGATGTCAATGCAGAGACCTGTAAGATGCTCGGTTATAAAAAACAACAGCTTATCAAAAAGCATTTAAGTGATATCGATACCGAAAATGATTTTTTCCAAGCCAAAAAGCTGTGTTTTGGCATAATGCCTAAAGACAAGTTGCTGTTTGAAACCACCTTCCAAAAAAAGCGGGGCACACGGATTACGGTGGAGATCAGTGCGAGTCGCATCACCATGTCCGGAAAAGAAGTTATCGGTGCCTTTGTTCGTGATTTGACGGAACGTTTGACTTACCGTGCATTAAGCCTCGATAACAAGCAGTTGCAAGAAGCCTTGCAGCAGCATACCCAGGAGCTGAGAGAGCAGAAAAATACCTTTGAGGCGTTATTTGAAAAATCGGCTGACGGCATTTTTATTTTTTCCGGTAAGTCTTTGATGGATTGTAATCAGTCGGCATTGGATATGTTCTGCTATGACGATAAACTGAAATTTTTTGCAACCAATCCCTATAAGCTAATGCCGAAAAACCAGCCGGATGGCGAAAATTCGATTCGCAAAGCTTTGCGCATGTTGGAAATTTGCCTGCTTGATGGTAGATATCGTTTCGAATGGTTATGCCGTAAAGCGACCGGGGAAGAGTTCTGGTGTGATGTGGTGGTCACGCAAATTGCATATTTCGGCACTCCGGTGATACATCTGGCGATGCGAGATATCACCATTCGCAAACATTTGGAATCACAAATGGATAACGCTCGTGCCGAAGCGGTCTACGCCAACCAAGTGAAAACCGAATTCGTTGCCAAGATGTCACATGAAATCCGCACACCCTTACACGGTATTCTTAATTATTCGCGTATGGGGGAAGAGCGCATTGATTCGGTCAGCACGGAAAAGTTGGCGCGTTATTTTAACCATATTAAAGTCAGTGCTGAAAGGCTGCTGGTGCTGTTCAATGATCTGCTGGATACCGCTAAACTGGATCATGGTTCGATGAGCTATGACTTTAAATACCAGAACCTGCAACCGGTAATTGAGAACTGTGTTGCCGAGCAAGAAGACGCGATTGAACAAAAGCAGATAAAGTTGGAACTGAACCGTCTCGACTATATGGCTTATTTCGATCAGCATCGCGTCGAACAGGTCGTTTCCAACCTATTGAGTAATGCTATTCGTTATTCTCCTCAAGGTGGGTCTTTGGTAATCCAGGCGGAGTCAGCGGAAAATGACCATATTACGCTGAGTGTCCGAGACAATGGTTGTGGCGTCGATAAAAAAGAGATGGAAACGATTTTTGATAGCTTTGTTCATAATCGAAGTCAATCCCTGAATCAATCCGGTTCGGGGTTAGGTTTGGCGATTTGTCGAGAAATCATTAAAGCGCATAACGGTAAAATCTGGGTAGAGAACTGGCGATTAAACAATCAGGTTCAGGGGGCGGTGTTCAAATTCACCTTACCACTGAGCATGAGCAGAAAATTATCCATCGGTGCCTGA
- a CDS encoding peroxiredoxin, producing MLKIGDQAPDFSSPNQDNQIINLAGYQGKRNVVLYFYPKDDTPGCTIEANEFSALIEQFSAADATIIGVSKDDCGSHQAFIKKYNLRLDLLADTSGELCEAYGVWQDKQKHGETVKGIVRSTFVIDKQGQIAYAEYKVNPEGHAQKVLEKTRKLN from the coding sequence ATGCTTAAAATTGGCGATCAAGCACCAGATTTTAGTAGCCCGAACCAAGATAACCAGATTATCAATCTGGCCGGATATCAAGGTAAACGCAATGTTGTGCTCTATTTTTACCCTAAGGATGACACCCCGGGCTGCACTATTGAAGCCAATGAATTCAGCGCCTTGATCGAACAGTTCAGCGCCGCCGATGCAACCATTATCGGCGTTAGCAAAGATGACTGCGGCAGCCATCAGGCATTTATCAAGAAATACAATTTGAGGTTGGACTTGCTCGCCGACACCTCAGGTGAGCTCTGTGAAGCTTATGGCGTATGGCAGGACAAACAGAAACATGGTGAAACGGTTAAAGGCATTGTACGCTCTACCTTTGTCATTGATAAACAAGGACAGATCGCCTATGCCGAGTACAAGGTTAACCCGGAGGGTCATGCACAAAAGGTACTGGAAAAAACCCGAAAATTGAACTAA